From a region of the Drosophila virilis strain 15010-1051.87 chromosome 3, Dvir_AGI_RSII-ME, whole genome shotgun sequence genome:
- the alpha-Spec gene encoding spectrin alpha chain isoform X2, producing the protein MENFTPKEVKILETVEDIQERREQVLSRYNEFKIETRQKREKLEDSRRFQYFKRDADELESWIHEKLQAASEESYRDPTNLQAKIQKHQAFEAEVSAHSNAIVSLDNTGQEMINQQHFASETIQRRLDELHQLWELLLSRLAEKGLKLQQALVLVQFLRQCEEVMFWIKDKETFVTADEFGQDLEHVEVLQRKFDEFQKDMASQEYRVTEVNQLADKLIQDGHPERDTITKRKEELNEAWQRLKQLAIVRQEKLFGAHEIQRFNRDADETVAWIAEKDVVLSSDDYGRDLASVQALQRKHEGVERDLAALEDKVSTLGAEAQRLCSIHADHSDQIRDKQAEIANYWQSLTAKAHERKQKLDESYYLHRFLADFRDLVSWINGMKAIISADELAKDVAGAEALLERHQEHKGEIDAREDSFKLTTESGRKLLEREHYAAAEIQEKLAALENDKSSLLSLWEDRRILYEQCMDLQLFYRDTEQADTWMAKQEAFLANEDLGDSLDSVEALIKKHEDFEKSLAAQEEKIKALDIFATKLIDGQHYAADDVAQRRQMLLARRAALQEKSAKRRQLLEDSNRYQQFERDCDETKGWISEKLKFATDDSYLDPTNLNGKMQKHQNFEHELNANKSRIEDITNVGSELIEKKHYAADQINTRMQEIVVLWETLVQASDKKGCKLNEACQQQQFNRTIEDIELWLSEIEGQLLSEDHGKDLTSVQNLQKKHALLEADVMAHQDRIENINVAANKFIESGHFDADNIRNKEGNLSARYAALAAPMGERKQHLLDSLQVQQLFRDLEDEAAWIREKEPIAASTNRGRDLIGVQNLIKKHQAVLAEINNHEARLLNVISSGENMLKDQPFASDDIRQRLEALQEQWNTLRERSNQRKQDLDDSLQAHQYFADANEAESWMREKEPIATGSDYGKDEDSSEALLKKHEALVSDLEAFGNTIQALQEQAKNCRQQETPVVDITGKECVVALYDYTEKSPREVSMKKGDVLTLLNSNNKDWWKVEVNDRQGFVPAAYIKKIEAGLSASQQNLVDNHSIAKRQNQINSQYDNLLALARERQNKLNETVKAYVLVREAADLAQWIRDKENHAQIADVVGEDLEEVEVLQKKFDDFNDDLKANEVRLANMNEIAVQLTSLGQTEAALKIQTQMQDLNEKWNNLQTLTAEKASQLGSAHEVQRFHRDIDETKDWIAEKANALNNDDLGKDLRSVQTLQRKHEGVERDLAALRDKIRQLDETANRLMQSHPDTAEQTYAKQKEINEMWDQIITKSTARKEKLLDSYDLQRFLSDYRDLLAWINSMMSLVTSDELANDVTGAEALIERHQAHRAEIEFTLGSSSAPAAGASPSGDEEHRTEIDARAGTFGAFEQFGNELLQANHYASPEIKEKIEDLAKAREDLEKAWTERRLQLEQNLDLQLYMRDCELAESWMSAREAFLNADDDANAGGNVEALIKKHEDFDKAINGHEQKIAALQTVADQLIAQNHYASNLVDDKRKQVLERWRHLKEGLIEKRSRLGDEQTLQQFSRDADEIENWIAEKLQLATEESYKDPANIQSKHQKHQAFEAELAANADRIQSVLAMGGNLIDKKQCSGSEDAVQKRLTQIADQWEYLTHKTTEKSLKLKEANKQRTYIAAVKDLDFWLGEVESLLTTEDSGKDLASVQNLMKKHQLVEADIVAHEDRIKDMNNQADSLVESGQFDTAGIQEKRQSINERYERICNLAAHRQARLNEALTLHQFFRDIADEESWIKEKKLLVGSDDYGRDLTGVQNLKKKHKRLEAELGSHEPAIQAVQEAGEKLMDVSNLGVPEIEQRLKALNQAWSELKNLAATRGQKLDESLIYQQFLAQVEEEEAWITEKQQLLSVEDYGDSMAAVQGLLKKHDAFETDFAAHKDRCSLICEQGSDLVEAKNHHGESIGQRCQQLRNKLENLNALAARRKGALLDNSAYLQFMWKADVVESWIDDKENYVRSDEYGRDLSTVQTLLTKQETFDAGLNAFEQEGIHNISALKDQLINANHAQSPAILKRHGDVIARWQKLRDASDTRKQRLLAMQEQFRQIEELYLTFAKKASAFNSWFENAEEDLTDPVRCNSIEEIRALRDAHAQFQASLSSAEADFKALAALDQKIKSFNVGPNPYTWFTMEALEETWRNLQKIIEERDGELAKEAKRQEENDKLRKEFAKHANLFHQWLTETRTSMMEGSGSLEQQLEALRVKATEVRARRVDLKKIEELGALLEEHLILDNRYTEHSTVGLAQQWDQLDQLSMRMQHNLEQQIQARNHSGVSEDSLKEFSMMFKHFDKDKSGKLNHQEFKSCLRALGYDLPMVEEGQPDPEFEAIVDVVDPNRDGYVSLQEYIAFMISKETENVQSYEEIENAFRAITAADRPYVTKEELYCNLTKDMADYCVQRMKPFSEPRSGQPIKDALDYIDFTRTLFQN; encoded by the exons ATGGAGAACTTTACACCGAAAGAGGTGAAAATCCTCGAGACCGTTGAGGACATTCAGGAGCGTCGTGAGCAGGTGCTTTCGCGCTATAATGAATTCAAGATTGAGACCCGGCAAAAGCGCGAGAAGCTCGAGGATTCGCGTCGGTTTCAGTACTTTAAGCGCGACGCCGATGAGCTGGAGTCGTGGATACACGAGAAACTGCAAGCGGCCAGCGAGGAGAGCTACCGCGATCCGACCAATCTGCAGGCCAAGATCCAGAAGCATCAGGCCTTCGAGGCGGAGGTCTCGGCGCATAGCAATGCAATTGTGTCGCTGGATAATACCGGCCAGGAGATGATCAATCAGCAGCACTTCGCATCGGAGACCATACAGCGGCGCCTGGACGAGCTGCATCAGTTGTgggagctgctgctgagcCGTTTGGCCGAGAAGGGCCTAAAGCTGCAGCAGGCGCTGGTTCTGGTCCAGTTTTTGCGTCAGTGCGAAGAGGTCATGTTTTGGATCAAGGACAAGGAGACCTTTGTGACGGCCGATGAGTTCGGTCAGGATCTGGAGCATGTCGAAGTGCTACAGCGCAAGTTTGATGAATTCCAGAAGGACATGGCCTCGCAGGAGTATCGCGTCACCGAAGTTAACCAGTTGGCCGACAAACTAATACAGGACGGTCATCCCGAGCGGGACACCATAACCAAGCGCAAGGAGGAGCTCAACGAGGCCTGGCAGCGGCTCAAGCAATTGGCCATTGTGCGGCAGGAGAAACTCTTCGGCGCCCACGAGATTCAGCGCTTTAATCGCGATGCCGACGAGACAGTCGCCTGGATAGCCGAAAAGGATGTTGTGCTCTCCTCCGACGACTATGGTCGTGACCTTGCCAGCGTGCAGGCTCTGCAGCGTAAGCACGAGGGCGTCGAACGCGACCTGGCCGCCTTGGAGGACAAAGTGTCCACACTGGGCGCCGAGGCGCAACGCCTGTGCTCCATCCATGCCGATCACAGCGATCAGATACGCGACAAGCAGGCCGAGATCGCCAACTATTGGCAGAGTTTGACGGCCAAGGCGCATGAGCGCAAGCAGAAGCTGGACGAATCCTACTATCTGCATCGTTTCCTGGCCGACTTCCGTGATCTGGTGTCGTGGATCAATGGTATGAAGGCCATCATCTCGGCAGATGAGCTCGCCAAGGATGTAGCCGGCGCAGAGGCGCTGCTGGAGCGCCATCAGGAGCACAAGGGTGAGATCGATGCGCGCGAGGATAGCTTCAAGTTGACCACTGAATCCGGCAGGAAACTGTTGGAGCGCGAGCACTATGCCGCCGCCGAGATCCAGGAGAAGCTGGCTGCTCTGGAGAACGACAAGAGctcgctgctgtcgctgtggGAGGATCGCCGCATCCTGTACGAGCAGTGCATGGATCTGCAGCTCTTTTATCGTGACACTGAACAGGCCGACACCTGGATGGCCAAACAGGAGGCCTTTCTCGCCAACGAGGATCTGGGCGATTCACTGGACTCCGTCGAGGCGCTGATCAAGAAGCACGAAGACTTCGAGAAGAGCCTGGCCGCACAGGAGGAGAAAATCAAGGCGCTGGACATCTTCGCCACCAAGCTAATCGATGGCCAGCACTATGCCGCTGACGATGTCGCGCAGAGACGACAGATGTTGCTCGCTCGACGCGCCGCCCTGCAGGAGAAGTCGGCCAAGCGGCGCCAGCTGCTGGAGGACTCGAATCGCTATCAGCAATTCGAGCGCGACTGCGACGAGACCAAGGGCTGGATCAGCGAGAAACTCAAGTTCGCCACCGACGACAGCTATCTGGATCCGACCAATCTGAATGGTAAAATGCAGAAGCATCAGAACTTCGAGCACGAGCTGAACGCCAACAAGTCGCGCATCGAGGACATCACCAACGTGGGCAGCGAGTTGATCGAGAAGAAGCACTATGCCGCCGACCAGATTAATACGCGCATGCAGGAGATTGTCGTGCTGTGGGAAACGCTGGTCCAGGCCTCCGACAAGAAGGGCTGCAAGCTGAACGAGGcctgccagcagcaacagttcaATCGGACTATTGAGGACATTGAGCTCTGGCTGAGCGAGATCGAGGGCCAGCTGCTGTCCGAGGATCACGGCAAGGATTTGACCTCTGTCCAGAATCTGCAGAAGAAGCATGCGCTGCTCGAGGCCGATGTAATGGCCCACCAGGATCGCATTGAGAACATCAATGTGGCGGCCAACAAGTTCATCGAATCGGGACACTTCGATGCCGACAACATTCGCAACAAGGAGGGCAATCTCTCGGCCCGTTATGCCGCTCTGGCAGCGCCCATGGGCGAACGCAAGCAGCATTTGTTGGACTCGCTGCAGGTGCAGCAGCTGTTCCGCGACCTCGAGGACGAGGCCGCCTGGATACGCGAGAAGGAACCGATTGCCGCATCGACGAATCGCGGCCGGGATCTGATTGGTGTCCAGAATCTGATTAAGAAACATCAGGCTGTGCTCGCGGAGATCAACAATCATGAGGCGCGCCTGCTGAATGTCATAAGCTCGGGCGAGAATATGCTCAAGGATCAGCCATTCGCCAGCGACGATATACGCCAGCGCCTCGAGGCACTGCAGGAGCAGTGGAACACGCTGCGCGAGAGGTCGAATCAGCGCAAACAGGATCTGGACGATTCGCTGCAGGCGCATCAATACTTTGCCGATGCCAACGAGGCGGAGTCGTGGATGCGCGAAAAGGAGCCGATTGCCACGGGCAGTGACTATGGCAAGGACGAGGACTCTTCGGAGGCGCTGTTGAAGAAGCATGAGGCACTCGTCTCCGATCTGGAAGCCTTCGGCAACACTATCCAGGCGTTGCAGGAGCAGGCCAAGAACTGTCGTCAGCAGGAAACGCCCGTCGTCGACATTACCGGCAAGGAGTGCGTCGTAGCGCTCTACGACTACACGGAGAAATCGCCGCGCGAGGTGTCCATGAAGAAGGGCGACGTCCTCACGCTGCTCAACTCAAACAACAAGGACTGGTGGAAGGTGGAGGTCAATGATCGGCAAGGCTTCGTACCGGCCGCCTACATCAAGAAGATCGAGGCTGGACTCAGTGCCTCACAGCAGAACCTCGTGGACAACCATTCGATTGCCAAGCGCCAGAATCAGATCAATTCTCAGTACGATAATCTCTTGGCCCTGGCCCGCGAGCGCCAGAACAAGCTGAACGAGACCGTGAAGGCGTATGTGCTGGTGCGTGAGGCAGCCGACTTGGCTCAATGGATACGCGACAAGGAAAACCATGCCCAGATTGCCGATGTCGTCGGCGAGGATCTCGAGGAGGTTGAGGTGCTGCAGAAGAAGTTCGACGACTTCAATGACGATCTCAAGGCCAACGAGGTGCGTCTAGCGAACATGAACGAAATTGCCGTTCAGCTGACATCGCTCGGCCAGACGGAGGCGGCCCTCAAGATCCAGACCCAGATGCAGGATCTCAACGAGAAGTGGAACAATCTGCAGACCTTGACCGCCGAGAAGGCCAGCCAGCTGGGCTCCGCGCACGAAGTGCAGCGTTTCCATCGCGACATTGACGAGACCAAGGACTGGATAGCCGAGAAGGCGAACGCTCTCAACAACGACGACCTGGGCAAAGATTTGCGCAGCGTTCAGACGCTGCAGCGCAAACATGAGGGCGTCGAGCGCGACCTGGCGGCCCTGCGCGACAAGATCCGCCAGCTGGACGAGACCGCCAATCGCCTGATGCAATCGCATCCGGACACCGCCGAACAGACCTATGCCAAGCAGAAGGAGATCAACGAGATGTGGGATCAGATCATTACCAAGTCGACGGCGCGCAAGGAAAAGCTGCTGGACTCGTACGACCTGCAGCGCTTCCTCAGCGACTATCGCGATCTGCTCGCTTGGATCAACTCCATGATGAGCCTGGTCACCTCTGACGAGCTGGCCAACGATGTGACTGGCGCCGAGGCGCTTATCGAACGTCATCAG GCACATCGTGCTGAAATTGAGTTCACGCTGGGCAGCAGTTCCGCTCCGGCAGCAGGTGCATCACCATCCGGCGACGAG GAACACCGCACGGAGATCGATGCACGCGCCGGCACCTTTGGGGCCTTTGAGCAGTTCGGCAATGAGCTGCTGCAGGCCAATCATTATGCATCCCCGGAAATTAAGGAGAAGATTGAGGATTTGGCCAAGGCGCGCGAGGATTTGGAGAAGGCCTGGACCGAGCGTCGCCTACAGCTGGAGCAGAATCTCGATCTGCAACTGTACATGCGCGACTGCGAACTGGCCGAGTCGTGGATGTCCGCGCGTGAGGCATTCCTCAATGCGGACGACGATGCCAATGCCGGCGGCAATGTTGAGGCGTTGATCAAAAAGCACGAGGACTTCGACAAGGCTATCAACGGACATGAGCAGAAGATAGCTGCCCTGCAAACCGTGGCAGATCAGCTCATTGCCCAGAATCATTATGCCTCCAATCTGGTGGATGACAAGCGCAAGCAAGTGCTTGAGCGTTGGCGTCACCTAAAGGAGGGCCTAATCGAGAAGCGTTCACGTCTTGGCGATGAGCAGACGCTGCAGCAGTTCTCCCGCGATGCGGACGAGATTGAGAATTGGATAGCTGAAAAGCTCCAGCTGGCCACCGAGGAGAGCTACAAGGATCCGGCCAACATACAATCGAAGCATCAGAAGCATCAAGCCTTTGAAGCGGAGCTGGCCGCCAATGCGGATCGCATACAGAGCGTCCTGGCGATGGGCGGCAAtttgattgacaaaaaacagTGCAGTGGCTCGGAGGATGCGGTGCAGAAGCGACTAACCCAAATAGCCGATCAGTGGGAATACCTGACGCACAAGACGACTGAGAAGTCGCTGAAGCTGAAGGAGGCCAATAAGCAGCGCACGTATATTGCTGCTGTCAAGGATTTGGACTTCTGGTTGGGCGAGGTCGAGAGTTTGTTGACCACTGAGGATTCTGGTAAGGATTTGGCGTCTGTCCAAAACCTCATGAAGAAGCATCAGTTGGTCGAAGCGGATATCGTTGCGCACGAAGACCGCATCAAGGACATGAACAACCAGGCCGATTCCTTGGTCGAAAGCGGTCAATTCGATACTGCTGGCATCCAGGAAAAACGTCAATCCATCAACGAGCGCTACGAGCGCATCTGCAATCTGGCCGCCCACCGCCAGGCTCGCCTCAACGAGGCTCTCACCCTGCACCAGTTCTTCCGCGACATCGCCGACGAGGAGAGCTGGATCAAGGAGAAGAAGTTGCTGGTCGGCTCCGATGACTATGGACGCGACTTGACCGGTGTACAGAAcctgaagaagaagcacaagcGCCTCGAAGCGGAGCTTGGCTCGCATGAGCCGGCCATCCAGGCCGTGCAGGAGGCCGGCGAGAAGCTAATGGATGTGTCAAATTTGGGCGTGCCGGAAATCGAGCAACGCCTGAAGGCCCTGAATCAGGCTTGGTCCGAACTGAAGAATCTGGCTGCTACGCGTGGCCAAAAGCTGGACGAGTCGCTGATCTATCAGCAGTTCCTGGCCCAGGTCGAAGAGGAGGAGGCCTGGATCACtgaaaagcagcagctgctatcTGTGGAGGACTACGGTGACTCGATGGCCGCCGTCCAGGGTTTGCTGAAGAAGCACGATGCCTTCGAAACCGATTTTGCCGCCCACAAAGATCGCTGTTCGCTAATCTGTGAGCAGGGCAGCGACCTGGTCGAGGCCAAGAACCATCACGGCGAATCTATTGGCCAGCGCTGCCAGCAGCTGCGCAACAAGCTGGAGAACCTCAACGCTCTGGCCGCACGGCGCAAGGGCGCCTTGTTGGACAACTCGGCCTATCTGCAGTTCATGTGGAAAGCCGATGTGGTCGAGAGCTGGATTGACGACAAGGAGAACTATGTGCGTTCCGACGAATACGGACGTGATCTATCCACTGTGCAAACGCTTTTAACCAAGCAGGAGACATTCGATGCAG GTCTTAATGCCTTTGAGCAGGAGGGCATACACAACATAAGCGCTCTGAAGGATCAGCTGATTAATGCTAATCACGCCCAGTCACCGGCCATACTGAAGCGTCACGGAGACGTGATCGCCCGTTGGCAGAAGCTGCGGGATGCGTCGGATACGCGAAAACAGCGTTTGCTGGCCATGCAAGAGCAGTTCCGCCAAATCGAGGAACTCTACTTGACATTTGCCAAGAAAGCTTCGGCCTTCAATTCTTGGTTCGAAAATGCCGAGGAGGATCTCACGGATCCTGTTCGCTGCAATTCGATCGAAGAAATACGCGCCCTGCGTGACGCGCACGCACAATTCCAAGCGTCTCTCTCATCGGCCGAAGCTGACTTTAAGGCATTGGCAGCGCTCGACCAGAAGATCAAGAGCTTTAATGTTGGACCAAATCCGTACACCTGGTTCACCATGGAAGCTCTTGAGGAGACCTGGCGTAATCTGCAAAAGATCATAGAGGAACGCGATGGCGAACTTGCCAAGGAGGCCAAGCGCCAAGAGGAGAACGACAAGCTGCGCAAGGAGTTCGCCAAGCACGCCAATCTCTTCCATCAGTGGCTAACCGAAACTAG AACCTCAATGATGGAAGGCTCCGGTTCGTTGGAACAGCAACTGGAGGCGCTTCGCGTCAAGGCCACGGA